The Ignavibacteriota bacterium genome contains the following window.
GCCGCTGAATATTCAAGCCAGATACCCAACAAGCAAGGATAAGATTTATCAGTTACTTACTTATGATTATTGCACATTATTATTATCTGAAATTAAGGAATTTAGTGTATGGATAAAGAACTTCTTGACAAGTTAAGATTACTTAAATCCGAAGCATCGAAGTATTTTGATTTTCAGCAGGTATTTCTTTTTGGCTCTTATGCAAAAGCTGAAAATAATAAATCAAGTGATATTGATGTAGCGTTTATTGTTGATGATATTAGCGATGATTTTTGGAATTTATCCGCAAAATTATTTGAAATTGTGGATAAGATTGACAACAGAATAGAACCATTGATATTATCAAAATTTTCAGATAATAGTGGCTTCACTGAAAATGTGATAAAAAATGGTATTCTTATAAATTAGATTCAGTGTTAATAATTTACAAACCGGACTATATATTATACAAATAACTCACTTAGGTCAGGTATTAAAAACAGATAAAATTATAATTGTGAAGTAAAATACTATGAAAAAGTATATAATTCTAATATTCTTTTTGGCATATCCTTTGTTTAGCCAAAACATTTGGGAAATGACAAGCGATGCCAAGGCAGTTCCTAAAAAGTTAGAATGTCCGGACAGTAATAATTGTTTTATTACAGTACAATTTGGTGAAAACTGGACAAATTATCAAGCTATTTATAAATCTGAAGACCAAGGTAAAAACTGGTATTTATTAAGTAAATTTGAGAATAATTTATACAGTTCAGATATGAGCTGTCCAGACAGTTCAAGTATATTCTTATCTTATAATTATACTGATACGATATTAAAATCAACAAATTCAGGACAGGATTTTGAGTTAATTAATCTAAATTTAAGAAGTAGGATAGGTATTGAATATGTTTCGATGTATAATAAAGATGTTGGGGTACTAACAAATACTTTCATACTTATTACTAAAGACGGATGGGAGTCATTTAAGGAATTTAGATTGGATACTTCTTATGGTAAAATTATGTCATATAGAAATCCTGTTATGCTGAATGACTCAATTCTATTTGTTACAACCGGAACAAATAATAAGATACATGTTTTAAAATTAAATATAAATTCTATTGA
Protein-coding sequences here:
- a CDS encoding nucleotidyltransferase domain-containing protein, with amino-acid sequence MDKELLDKLRLLKSEASKYFDFQQVFLFGSYAKAENNKSSDIDVAFIVDDISDDFWNLSAKLFEIVDKIDNRIEPLILSKFSDNSGFTENVIKNGILIN